One genomic window of Magnolia sinica isolate HGM2019 chromosome 3, MsV1, whole genome shotgun sequence includes the following:
- the LOC131241404 gene encoding glutaredoxin-C5-like: protein MHYQAESWGSYMQSRGGVSDPLERVERLASENAVVIFSVSTCCMCHAIKRLFCGMGVHPTVYELDEDPRGKELEKALMRLLGSSSAVPVVFIGGKLVGAMDRVMASHINGTLVPKLKEAGALWL, encoded by the coding sequence ATGCATTACCAGGCCGAGTCGTGGGGGTCTTACATGCAGAGTCGGGGCGGAGTATCCGACCCGCTAGAGCGAGTCGAGCGCCTGGCCTCCGAGAACGCGGTGGTTATCTTCAGCGTCAGCACGTGCTGCATGTGCCACGCAATCAAGCGGCTCTTCTGCGGGATGGGGGTCCATCCGACCGTCTACGAGCTGGACGAGGACCCCAGAGGGAAGGAGTTGGAGAAGGCCCTGATGCGCCTCCTCGGCAGCTCCTCCGCCGTTCCCGTCGTTTTCATTGGCGGGAAGCTCGTGGGAGCCATGGACCGTGTCATGGCTTCTCACATCAACGGCACCTTGGTCCCAAAGCTCAAGGAAGCTGGCGCTCTTTGGCTCTAG